From a region of the Microterricola gilva genome:
- a CDS encoding hotdog fold thioesterase, whose protein sequence is MTQTTQDALDWVLQRGIGALAEKMGIEFTEFSVERAVGRMPVEGNTQPAMLLHGGAYVVLGESLGSMAANLWAGAGRLAVGIEINATHTRSATSGFVTGVCTPIHLGRTLTTHEIAVSDEQGRRCSTIRITNLIKDLPQQA, encoded by the coding sequence ATGACACAGACGACCCAAGACGCCCTCGACTGGGTGCTGCAGCGTGGAATCGGCGCCCTCGCCGAGAAGATGGGCATCGAGTTCACCGAGTTCAGTGTCGAGCGGGCCGTCGGCCGCATGCCGGTCGAGGGCAACACGCAGCCGGCGATGCTGCTGCACGGTGGCGCATACGTCGTGCTCGGCGAGTCGCTCGGATCCATGGCCGCGAACCTCTGGGCCGGCGCGGGACGCCTCGCCGTCGGCATCGAGATCAATGCGACGCACACCCGCTCAGCCACCTCCGGTTTCGTCACGGGCGTCTGCACGCCGATCCACCTCGGCCGCACGCTGACGACGCACGAGATCGCGGTCAGCGACGAGCAGGGACGCCGCTGCTCCACGATCCGCATCACGAACCTGATCAAGGACCTGCCGCAGCAGGCCTAG
- a CDS encoding DUF222 domain-containing protein yields MDEAVEGQLNGDDAGDPVLGEYLFELGEANAYLCYAQAETYRVIEAARRRALAIADPLGGRRSLDEEFAQRSLIAEIALVLRMHERTMHSLMYEAQQLVNVFPTTLIALAAGEISQRHAREILAGTVTLPPELHARFEAEALPKARVQSPTQFRQSVRRLQERLSPEALTARAAHSRAERRVVFEPAEDGMAWLKLYLEADKAWSVAERVSQLADQAQGDAVAAGDADDPVRIAAITAPSTHAQLEADVAVELLLGRAAPTLIDGTPATALPALAFSKPEVFVAVPQITIGIQSLTGQSDEPAELHGYGSIPADVARGLVVHAATFRRVLIDPEDGTPLALDPRRHRMSELFPGAASRQDPRPHGRWRAWSPGDGTLRWLSPTGHYAETAPASTIGCTRAARAGPPGPARSERPAEAAAKYPDPPPF; encoded by the coding sequence ATGGACGAAGCCGTCGAGGGCCAGCTGAACGGGGACGATGCCGGCGATCCCGTGCTCGGCGAGTACCTCTTCGAGCTGGGGGAGGCCAACGCCTATCTCTGCTACGCCCAGGCCGAAACCTACCGGGTGATCGAGGCGGCCAGGCGGAGGGCGCTCGCGATCGCGGACCCACTCGGCGGGCGGCGCTCACTGGACGAGGAGTTCGCCCAGCGCAGCCTGATCGCCGAGATCGCGCTCGTTCTCCGGATGCACGAACGCACCATGCACTCGTTGATGTATGAGGCGCAGCAGCTCGTGAATGTCTTTCCGACCACGCTGATCGCGCTCGCCGCCGGAGAGATCAGCCAGAGGCACGCGCGGGAGATCCTCGCCGGAACGGTCACCCTGCCGCCGGAGCTGCACGCCCGATTCGAGGCGGAGGCGCTGCCGAAGGCCCGCGTCCAGTCCCCGACGCAGTTCCGTCAGAGCGTGAGACGGCTCCAGGAGCGGCTCAGCCCTGAGGCGCTGACGGCGCGTGCCGCGCACAGCCGCGCCGAGCGGCGCGTAGTGTTTGAGCCGGCAGAGGATGGCATGGCCTGGTTGAAGCTCTACCTGGAGGCGGACAAGGCGTGGTCGGTAGCCGAGCGCGTCAGCCAGCTGGCCGATCAGGCGCAAGGAGACGCCGTCGCCGCAGGTGATGCGGACGACCCCGTGCGAATCGCGGCGATCACCGCACCGAGCACCCACGCGCAGTTGGAGGCGGACGTCGCCGTCGAGCTGCTGCTCGGACGGGCGGCGCCCACGCTCATCGACGGCACGCCGGCGACCGCATTGCCCGCGCTGGCGTTCAGCAAACCAGAGGTCTTCGTTGCCGTGCCGCAGATCACCATCGGCATCCAGAGCCTGACCGGCCAGTCCGATGAGCCGGCCGAGCTCCACGGCTACGGTTCGATCCCAGCCGACGTCGCGCGCGGACTCGTCGTCCACGCGGCGACGTTCCGCCGCGTGCTCATTGACCCCGAGGACGGCACCCCACTGGCGCTGGATCCGCGGAGGCACCGAATGAGTGAGCTGTTCCCGGGTGCCGCATCACGCCAAGACCCTCGGCCTCATGGCCGCTGGCGTGCCTGGTCGCCCGGAGATGGCACCCTGCGCTGGCTCTCGCCGACCGGGCACTACGCGGAAACAGCCCCGGCCAGCACGATCGGCTGCACGCGTGCTGCGCGAGCGGGACCGCCGGGCCCGGCCCGGTCGGAGCGGCCGGCGGAGGCCGCAGCGAAGTACCCGGATCCGCCGCCGTTCTGA
- a CDS encoding glutamate synthase subunit beta, with amino-acid sequence MADPKGFLKTTERELPARRPVSVRLMDWKEVYEQGDPTQLRRQAGRCMDCGVPFCHQGCPLGNLIPEWNDLMHRGEGHAASERLHATNNFPEFTGRLCPAPCESACVLGINQPAVTIKQVEVSIIDQAFDNGWVTPHLPGRLTGKTVAVVGSGPAGLAAAQQLTRAGHTVAVFERDDRIGGLLRYGIPDFKMEKRHIEARLAQMTAEGTRFRPGVNIGVDISWAELRRRYDAVVVATGALVPRDLPIPGRDLPGVHFAMEYLVQANRVGAGDTVENQIVADGKHVVVLGGGDTGADCIGTAHRQGAASVTNLAIGKQPGHTRPSHQPWPMDPLVFEVSSAHEEGGTREYLASTVEFLANEDGQLRAVRVAETEFVDGRRVPKSGTEREIPADLVLLALGFTGPETELISPQLEVGFDERGNLIRESDYQSSHEGVFIAGDAGRGQSLIVWAIAEGRAAAAAVDRYLEGETLLPSPVRPTDRGFSL; translated from the coding sequence GTGGCTGACCCCAAAGGCTTCTTGAAGACGACCGAGCGTGAGCTCCCCGCGCGGCGCCCGGTGTCGGTGCGCCTCATGGACTGGAAAGAGGTCTACGAGCAGGGCGACCCGACCCAGCTGCGCCGGCAGGCCGGCCGCTGCATGGACTGCGGTGTCCCGTTCTGCCACCAGGGCTGCCCGCTCGGCAACCTGATCCCGGAGTGGAACGACCTGATGCACCGCGGAGAGGGCCACGCGGCCAGCGAGCGGTTGCACGCGACGAACAACTTCCCGGAGTTCACCGGGCGGCTCTGCCCTGCACCGTGCGAATCGGCGTGTGTGCTCGGCATCAACCAGCCGGCCGTCACGATCAAGCAGGTCGAGGTGTCGATCATCGACCAGGCCTTCGACAACGGCTGGGTGACGCCGCACCTGCCCGGTCGTCTCACCGGCAAGACCGTTGCCGTCGTCGGTTCCGGCCCGGCCGGTCTCGCCGCCGCCCAGCAGCTGACCCGTGCCGGTCACACCGTCGCCGTCTTCGAACGTGACGACCGCATCGGCGGCCTGCTGCGCTACGGCATCCCGGACTTCAAGATGGAGAAGCGCCACATCGAGGCGCGCCTCGCGCAGATGACCGCTGAGGGCACGCGCTTCCGGCCCGGCGTGAACATCGGCGTCGACATCAGCTGGGCCGAACTGCGCCGGCGTTACGACGCCGTCGTTGTGGCGACGGGCGCGCTCGTTCCGCGCGACCTGCCGATCCCCGGACGCGACCTGCCCGGCGTGCACTTCGCGATGGAGTACCTCGTGCAGGCCAACCGGGTCGGAGCGGGCGACACCGTCGAGAACCAGATCGTGGCCGACGGCAAGCACGTCGTCGTGCTCGGTGGTGGAGACACCGGAGCAGACTGCATCGGCACCGCACACCGCCAGGGGGCGGCATCCGTCACCAACCTCGCCATCGGCAAACAGCCGGGGCACACGCGGCCCAGCCACCAGCCGTGGCCGATGGACCCGCTGGTCTTCGAGGTGTCGAGTGCCCACGAGGAGGGCGGAACCCGCGAGTACCTCGCGTCGACCGTCGAGTTCCTCGCGAACGAGGACGGCCAGCTGCGTGCGGTTCGCGTGGCGGAGACCGAGTTCGTCGACGGCCGCCGCGTGCCGAAGTCCGGCACCGAGCGCGAGATCCCCGCCGACCTGGTGCTCCTGGCCCTCGGCTTCACCGGGCCGGAGACGGAGCTCATCAGCCCGCAGCTTGAGGTCGGTTTCGACGAGCGCGGCAACCTCATCCGGGAGTCGGACTACCAGAGCAGCCACGAGGGCGTCTTCATCGCCGGCGACGCAGGGCGCGGACAATCGCTCATCGTCTGGGCCATCGCGGAGGGCCGAGCTGCGGCGGCAGCCGTAGACCGGTACCTTGAAGGGGAGACGCTTCTACCCTCCCCGGTCCGACCGACCGACCGAGGCTTCAGCCTCTAA
- the pyk gene encoding pyruvate kinase, whose amino-acid sequence MRRAKIVATLGPATSSYEQIRAIIDAGVDVCRMNLSHGTYDVHEGVYQNVRKAANDSGRAVAVLVDLQGPKIRLGKFSDGPHELAEGDIFKITTEEILGTKEICGTTYKGLPGDVKPGDFLLIDDGKVRVEVVSTDGVVVTTKTIVAGTVSNNKGINLPGVAVNVPALSEKDEDDLRWGLELGADLIALSFVRNAEDITRVHEIMDEVGRRVPVIAKIEKPQAVEALEGIVDAFDAIMVARGDLGVELPLEAVPIVQKRAVELARRMAKPVIVATQMLESMISSPVPTRAETSDVANAVLDGADAVMLSGETSVGEYPVVTVQTMARIVDSTEEHGLERILPLTVKPRTQGGAITLAAADVADFVDAKFLCVFTESGDSARRMSRIRSKIPMVAFTPEPGIRRRLALTWGIQTYLVDRVTHTDQMIGQVDDVLLGQGLAEVGDKVVVISGSPPGIIGSTNDIRVHVVGDVHNEAAPAYKRS is encoded by the coding sequence ATGAGACGCGCGAAAATCGTCGCAACCCTCGGACCGGCAACGTCCAGCTATGAGCAGATCAGAGCGATCATCGATGCCGGTGTCGACGTCTGCCGCATGAACCTGAGCCACGGCACCTATGACGTGCACGAGGGCGTTTACCAGAACGTGCGCAAGGCAGCCAACGACTCCGGTCGTGCCGTGGCCGTTCTGGTCGACCTGCAGGGTCCCAAGATCCGCCTCGGCAAGTTCTCTGACGGGCCGCACGAGCTCGCAGAGGGCGACATCTTCAAGATCACCACCGAGGAGATCCTCGGCACCAAGGAGATCTGCGGAACCACATACAAGGGCCTCCCTGGCGACGTGAAGCCGGGCGACTTCCTGCTGATCGATGACGGAAAGGTGCGTGTCGAGGTCGTTTCGACCGACGGCGTCGTCGTCACGACCAAGACGATCGTCGCCGGCACCGTCTCGAACAACAAGGGCATCAACCTGCCCGGTGTTGCCGTGAACGTTCCTGCGCTCTCCGAGAAGGACGAAGACGATCTGCGTTGGGGCCTCGAGCTCGGCGCCGACCTCATCGCCCTCTCCTTCGTGCGCAACGCGGAGGACATCACCCGCGTGCACGAGATCATGGACGAGGTCGGCCGTCGCGTCCCCGTCATCGCCAAGATCGAGAAGCCGCAGGCCGTCGAGGCCCTCGAGGGCATCGTCGACGCGTTCGACGCGATCATGGTCGCCCGTGGCGACCTCGGCGTCGAGCTCCCGCTCGAGGCCGTCCCGATCGTGCAGAAGCGCGCCGTGGAGCTCGCCCGCCGCATGGCCAAGCCGGTCATCGTCGCGACGCAGATGCTCGAGTCGATGATCTCCAGCCCGGTTCCGACCCGTGCAGAGACCTCGGATGTCGCCAACGCCGTCCTCGACGGTGCTGACGCCGTGATGCTCTCCGGTGAGACCAGCGTCGGCGAGTACCCGGTCGTGACCGTGCAGACCATGGCACGCATCGTGGACTCGACGGAGGAGCACGGCCTGGAGCGCATCCTGCCGCTCACGGTCAAGCCCCGCACGCAGGGTGGCGCGATCACTCTCGCCGCCGCCGATGTCGCCGACTTCGTCGACGCCAAGTTCCTCTGCGTCTTCACCGAGTCCGGTGACTCCGCTCGCCGCATGTCGCGCATCCGCTCGAAGATCCCCATGGTCGCGTTCACGCCGGAGCCCGGCATCCGCCGCCGCCTGGCGCTGACCTGGGGCATCCAGACGTACCTGGTCGACCGCGTCACTCACACCGACCAGATGATCGGTCAGGTTGACGATGTGCTGCTCGGCCAGGGCCTTGCAGAGGTCGGTGACAAGGTCGTCGTCATCTCCGGGTCCCCTCCCGGAATCATCGGCTCGACCAACGACATCCGCGTGCATGTCGTCGGCGATGTCCACAACGAGGCGGCTCCCGCGTACAAGCGCAGCTAG
- a CDS encoding ANTAR domain-containing response regulator, translating to MTDTDNTPAPPRRVVVAEDESLIRLDIVEILRDNGFEVVGEAGDGETAVALATELRPDLVIMDVKMPQLDGISAAERLSKGHIAPVVLLTAFSQKELVERATEAGALAYVVKPFTPNDLLPAIEIALARYAQIIALEAEVTDLVERFETRKLVDRAKGLLNEKMGLTEPEAFRWIQKASMDRRLTMHDVAQAIIEQLSAKK from the coding sequence GTGACCGACACAGACAACACCCCAGCTCCGCCCCGCCGCGTCGTCGTCGCAGAGGACGAATCCCTGATTCGTCTCGACATTGTCGAGATTCTGCGTGACAACGGTTTCGAGGTCGTAGGCGAGGCCGGTGATGGTGAGACCGCGGTCGCACTGGCAACCGAACTGCGCCCTGACCTCGTCATCATGGACGTCAAGATGCCCCAGCTCGACGGCATCTCCGCGGCCGAGCGCCTGAGCAAGGGCCACATCGCGCCCGTCGTGCTGCTGACCGCATTCAGCCAGAAGGAGCTCGTCGAGCGCGCGACAGAGGCCGGAGCCCTTGCGTACGTCGTCAAGCCGTTCACGCCGAACGACCTGCTGCCCGCGATCGAGATCGCACTGGCGCGTTACGCCCAGATCATCGCCCTCGAGGCCGAGGTCACCGACCTCGTCGAGCGCTTCGAGACCCGCAAGCTCGTCGACCGCGCCAAGGGCTTGCTCAACGAGAAGATGGGCCTCACCGAGCCCGAGGCGTTCCGCTGGATCCAGAAGGCGTCCATGGACCGCCGCCTGACCATGCACGATGTCGCCCAGGCGATCATCGAGCAGCTCAGCGCCAAGAAATAA
- a CDS encoding helix-turn-helix domain-containing protein: MGAADTLSRARERIERLAGATSDAAQYRSAVLRELSGVLAFDAHVWVLTDPQTAVGAAPHARVPAHGELPRLIRYKYLTELNRWTALADAGIAATSLLRASAGEPERSLLWREVLRAYAVLDVASLVLADSRGCWGFLDLWRSGEAVPFTPRELAFLASLAPGMTRAIRARQAATFTSIPAAATEPRGPVLLLLDDALVVQSQTPAAEAWLGALVPSSDGGAVVPASVYNVAAQLLAVEAGVDAHEPLARVHLSAGTWLTVRAGRVGEQIAVSLDPSSPAERLDLFAAAHALSARERTVLELLAAGADTRTIAERMYVSELTVQDHCTAIFAKASVHNRRSLLARILGTRELS, translated from the coding sequence ATGGGTGCAGCGGACACGCTGAGCCGTGCGCGCGAGCGGATCGAGCGGCTCGCCGGCGCGACGAGCGATGCTGCGCAGTACCGATCGGCTGTGCTGCGCGAGCTGAGCGGAGTGCTCGCCTTCGACGCCCACGTCTGGGTGCTGACCGACCCGCAGACGGCCGTGGGCGCGGCCCCGCATGCCCGGGTTCCAGCGCACGGCGAGCTGCCGAGGCTCATCAGGTACAAGTACCTGACCGAGCTGAACCGCTGGACGGCGCTGGCGGATGCCGGCATCGCGGCCACCTCGCTGTTGCGCGCCAGTGCCGGCGAGCCGGAGCGCAGCCTGCTCTGGCGCGAGGTGCTGCGCGCGTACGCCGTGCTCGACGTCGCATCGCTCGTGTTGGCCGACTCCCGCGGGTGCTGGGGGTTCCTCGACCTGTGGCGCAGCGGCGAGGCCGTTCCGTTCACGCCACGGGAGTTGGCCTTCCTCGCGAGCCTCGCACCCGGGATGACACGGGCGATCCGCGCTCGCCAGGCTGCGACATTCACCAGCATCCCTGCGGCAGCGACGGAACCGCGCGGGCCCGTGCTGCTCCTGCTCGATGACGCCCTCGTCGTGCAGAGTCAGACCCCGGCCGCCGAGGCCTGGCTGGGCGCGCTGGTGCCGTCATCCGATGGGGGAGCCGTCGTACCCGCGAGCGTCTACAACGTCGCGGCCCAGTTGCTCGCGGTCGAGGCCGGAGTCGATGCGCACGAACCACTGGCGCGGGTTCACCTGTCGGCCGGCACCTGGCTGACGGTGCGCGCCGGCCGCGTCGGGGAGCAGATCGCCGTCTCGCTCGATCCGTCATCGCCGGCGGAACGCCTCGATCTCTTCGCGGCGGCGCACGCGCTCAGCGCGCGCGAGCGAACCGTGCTCGAGCTGCTCGCTGCCGGAGCAGACACGCGCACCATCGCGGAGCGGATGTACGTATCGGAGTTGACCGTTCAGGACCACTGCACGGCGATCTTCGCGAAGGCCTCCGTGCACAACCGGAGGTCGCTGCTCGCGCGGATCCTCGGAACGCGAGAGCTCTCCTAG
- the polA gene encoding DNA polymerase I → MSDSEKPTLLIIDGHSLAFRAFYALPVDSFQTRDGQHTNAIHGFISMLLNLLKNEKPTHIAVAFDISRFSFRTREYPEYKGTRGETPPEFIGQIPLLQEALAAMNIVTITKEDFEADDILATLSVRGTVEGYRVLVVSGDRDSIQLVNDNVTLLYPNTQGVSQLKRYDPAAVEERYGIRPEQYPDVAALVGESSDNLIGISKVGEKTAVKWLGLYGSLDGILEHADEIKGVVGNNLREQKENAIRNRRLNRLVTDLELPVAVPELERGPIDEQAVRDIFARLEFRTLLDRVLKQELAEGAEIAPGAEAAEVPAADIPVTPTAQSLLDEELRGWLKRVTATHPAGLGLSVEIIDGMPIGFGIASETEAVILPWIAGRSDYEPFEEWLASDAPKIMCGAKTQLKAIRRAGLAFDGLAVDALVAGWLLRPGGQEKTLSDLVSRHLDETVPQPDLNQLVPDDSVPSGAPVDAWYALRVAPVVVAQLDEGSRSVLETIEMPTLAVLVEMELRGVAVSHDELAALSSELGETAAAIAERAFAEIGREVNLGSPKQLQEVLFTELGMPKTRATKTGFSTDAGALADLQQSNPHPFLGLLLEHRDATKLRQIVETLDKSIDATGRIHTNYVQVGTATGRIASNDPNLQNIPVRTEDGRRIRAAFHVGDGYETLLTADYSQIEMRIMAHLSEDAGLIEAFNAGEDLHRFVGARIFGVEPEDVTPAMRNKVKAMSYGLAYGLSAFGLSKQLRIDTAEAKQLMTDYFSRFGAVRDYLRNVVEQAKVDGYTTTLFGRRRPFPDLASPNRVHREAAERQALNSPIQGSAADIMKRAMIAIENDIAAQELRSRMLLQVHDELIFEVAPGEADALETIVRDGMGGAAELLVPLDVQMGHGSNWDSAAH, encoded by the coding sequence GTGTCGGATTCAGAAAAGCCTACCCTCCTCATCATTGACGGCCATTCGCTGGCGTTCCGGGCGTTCTACGCCCTGCCGGTCGACAGCTTTCAGACCAGGGACGGGCAGCACACCAATGCCATCCATGGCTTCATCTCGATGCTCCTGAACCTGCTGAAGAACGAGAAGCCGACCCACATCGCGGTCGCCTTCGACATCTCCCGGTTCTCGTTCCGGACGCGGGAGTACCCCGAGTACAAGGGCACGCGCGGCGAGACCCCGCCCGAGTTCATCGGCCAGATCCCGCTGCTGCAGGAGGCCCTCGCCGCGATGAACATCGTGACGATCACGAAGGAAGACTTCGAGGCCGACGACATCCTGGCGACCCTCTCCGTGCGCGGCACGGTGGAGGGCTACCGTGTGCTCGTCGTCTCCGGTGACCGTGACAGCATCCAGCTCGTCAACGACAACGTCACGCTGCTCTACCCGAACACGCAGGGTGTCTCGCAGCTGAAGCGCTACGACCCGGCCGCCGTCGAGGAGCGCTACGGCATCCGTCCAGAGCAGTACCCGGACGTCGCCGCGCTCGTCGGTGAGTCCAGCGACAACCTGATCGGCATCAGCAAGGTCGGCGAGAAGACCGCCGTCAAGTGGCTCGGCCTCTACGGCAGCCTCGACGGCATCCTCGAACATGCCGACGAGATCAAGGGCGTCGTCGGCAACAATCTGCGCGAGCAGAAAGAGAACGCGATCCGCAACCGGCGCCTCAACCGCCTCGTCACCGACCTCGAACTGCCCGTCGCCGTGCCAGAGCTCGAACGCGGCCCGATCGATGAGCAGGCCGTGCGCGACATCTTCGCCCGCCTCGAATTCCGCACCCTGCTCGATCGGGTTCTCAAGCAGGAGCTCGCCGAGGGCGCCGAGATCGCGCCTGGCGCAGAGGCCGCAGAGGTCCCCGCCGCCGACATCCCCGTGACCCCGACGGCCCAGTCGCTGCTCGACGAGGAGCTGCGCGGCTGGTTGAAGCGCGTCACCGCTACCCATCCAGCCGGACTCGGCCTGAGCGTCGAGATCATCGACGGCATGCCCATCGGCTTCGGCATCGCCAGCGAGACCGAGGCGGTGATCCTGCCGTGGATCGCCGGACGCAGCGACTACGAGCCGTTCGAGGAGTGGCTGGCCAGCGACGCGCCGAAGATCATGTGCGGCGCGAAGACTCAGCTGAAGGCGATCCGCCGCGCCGGTCTCGCCTTCGACGGCCTGGCCGTCGACGCCCTCGTCGCCGGCTGGCTGCTGCGCCCGGGCGGGCAGGAGAAGACCCTCTCCGACCTCGTCTCCCGTCACCTGGACGAGACGGTTCCCCAGCCAGACCTCAACCAGCTCGTTCCGGACGACAGTGTGCCGTCCGGTGCTCCCGTCGACGCCTGGTACGCGCTTCGGGTGGCCCCGGTCGTCGTGGCCCAGCTCGACGAGGGTTCGCGCAGCGTGCTCGAGACCATCGAGATGCCCACGCTGGCGGTGCTCGTCGAGATGGAGCTGCGCGGCGTTGCCGTCAGCCACGACGAGCTCGCCGCACTCTCCTCCGAGCTGGGGGAGACGGCAGCGGCGATCGCCGAGAGGGCCTTCGCCGAGATCGGGCGCGAGGTCAACCTCGGGTCGCCCAAGCAGCTGCAGGAGGTGCTCTTCACGGAGTTGGGCATGCCCAAGACGCGCGCGACGAAGACCGGCTTCTCGACGGATGCCGGCGCCCTCGCCGACCTGCAACAGAGCAACCCGCACCCGTTCCTCGGCCTCCTCCTCGAGCACCGCGACGCGACGAAACTCCGCCAGATCGTCGAGACACTCGACAAGTCGATCGACGCGACGGGCCGCATCCACACCAACTACGTCCAGGTGGGAACGGCGACGGGCCGCATCGCATCGAACGACCCCAATCTGCAGAACATCCCCGTCCGCACGGAGGACGGCCGCCGCATCCGCGCCGCCTTCCACGTCGGCGACGGCTACGAGACGCTGCTCACCGCCGACTACTCGCAGATCGAGATGCGCATCATGGCGCACCTCTCCGAGGACGCCGGTCTGATCGAGGCCTTCAACGCCGGGGAAGACCTGCACCGCTTCGTCGGTGCGCGCATCTTCGGCGTCGAACCGGAGGACGTCACGCCGGCGATGCGCAACAAGGTCAAGGCCATGTCGTACGGCCTCGCATACGGACTCAGCGCCTTCGGCCTGTCCAAGCAGCTGCGCATCGACACGGCAGAGGCCAAGCAGCTGATGACCGACTACTTCAGCCGGTTCGGCGCCGTGCGCGACTACCTGCGCAACGTGGTCGAGCAGGCCAAGGTCGACGGCTACACGACGACCCTCTTCGGCCGTCGGCGCCCGTTCCCCGACCTGGCGAGCCCAAACCGGGTGCACCGCGAGGCCGCTGAACGCCAGGCGCTGAATTCACCGATCCAGGGATCGGCCGCCGACATCATGAAGCGCGCCATGATCGCCATCGAGAACGACATCGCCGCCCAGGAACTGCGTTCGCGCATGCTGCTGCAGGTGCACGATGAATTGATCTTCGAGGTGGCGCCCGGTGAAGCCGACGCGCTCGAGACGATCGTCCGCGACGGCATGGGGGGAGCAGCCGAGCTGCTCGTGCCCCTCGACGTCCAGATGGGGCACGGCTCCAACTGGGACAGCGCAGCACACTAG
- a CDS encoding AMP-binding protein yields the protein MPASLLPDVHIPAVSVYESVFGGLSDEDLGSVAIIDGGSGAETTFGELRAHVDAIAGALAARGVVLGDVIGLLCPNIPAFASVFHGILRAGATVTTINSLYTAEEIGAQLKDSGAAWIFTVSPLLAGAAAAATAAGIPAERVVVLDGAEGHPSLRDLLTAGEPAPEISFDPATQIAVLPYSSGTTGRPKGVMLTHTNLVANVAQGIGAIGVEKGERVLAVLPFFHIYGLTVLLNYALTLRAVLVTMPRFDLVEFLRITSEHRCNWLFIAPPIAVALAKHPVVNAYDLSSVKVVFSGAAPLNGALAEAVATRLGCIVAQGYGMTEASPATHVIPLARPDIDRSSVGFALPNTESRVIDPETGLDVVVPDAGQSEPGELLVRGPQVMAGYLGRPDETAATIDADGWLHTGDLATLDAEGIYRIVDRLKELIKYKGYQVAPAVLEAILLQHSGIADAAVVGADDEDGQEIPKAFVVLQPGVELGADEVIAFVAGRVAPHEKVRVVEFIDVIPKSTAGKILRRELRGR from the coding sequence ATGCCAGCAAGCCTCTTGCCCGATGTGCACATCCCGGCGGTCAGCGTGTACGAATCGGTGTTCGGAGGTTTGAGTGACGAGGATCTCGGCTCCGTCGCGATCATCGACGGCGGCTCGGGGGCCGAGACGACCTTCGGTGAGCTGCGCGCCCATGTCGACGCCATCGCCGGTGCCCTGGCCGCGCGCGGCGTCGTGCTCGGCGATGTGATCGGGCTCCTCTGTCCGAACATCCCCGCATTCGCCTCGGTGTTCCACGGCATCCTGCGTGCAGGCGCCACCGTCACGACGATCAACTCGCTGTACACGGCCGAGGAGATTGGCGCTCAGCTGAAGGATTCCGGTGCGGCCTGGATCTTCACCGTGTCGCCGCTGCTCGCCGGTGCGGCCGCCGCTGCGACCGCTGCCGGCATCCCGGCCGAGCGCGTCGTCGTGCTCGACGGCGCTGAGGGCCACCCGTCGCTGCGCGACCTGCTGACGGCGGGGGAGCCGGCGCCGGAGATCAGCTTCGACCCCGCGACCCAGATCGCCGTGCTGCCGTACTCCTCCGGCACGACCGGCCGCCCGAAGGGCGTGATGCTCACCCACACGAACCTCGTTGCGAACGTCGCGCAGGGCATCGGTGCGATCGGCGTCGAGAAGGGCGAGCGCGTGCTCGCCGTGCTCCCGTTCTTCCACATCTACGGCCTGACCGTGCTGCTGAACTATGCGCTCACCCTGCGCGCCGTGCTCGTCACCATGCCGCGCTTCGATCTGGTCGAGTTCCTCCGCATCACCAGCGAGCACCGGTGCAACTGGCTCTTCATCGCCCCGCCGATCGCGGTCGCACTGGCCAAGCACCCGGTGGTCAACGCCTACGACCTCTCCAGCGTGAAGGTCGTCTTCTCCGGCGCAGCCCCGCTGAACGGAGCGCTGGCCGAGGCGGTCGCCACACGGCTCGGCTGCATCGTCGCCCAGGGCTACGGCATGACGGAAGCGAGCCCGGCGACCCACGTCATCCCGCTCGCCCGTCCTGACATCGACCGGTCGAGCGTCGGGTTCGCCCTGCCGAACACGGAGTCGCGCGTCATCGACCCCGAGACGGGTCTCGACGTCGTGGTGCCGGATGCCGGCCAGAGCGAGCCGGGGGAGCTGCTCGTTCGCGGCCCGCAGGTGATGGCCGGATACCTCGGTCGGCCAGACGAGACGGCGGCGACCATCGATGCGGACGGCTGGCTGCACACCGGCGACCTGGCGACGCTGGATGCCGAGGGGATCTACCGCATCGTCGACAGGCTGAAGGAGCTGATCAAGTACAAGGGCTACCAGGTGGCCCCCGCCGTGCTCGAGGCGATCCTGCTGCAGCACAGCGGCATCGCGGATGCCGCTGTCGTCGGAGCGGACGACGAGGACGGCCAGGAGATCCCCAAGGCCTTCGTCGTGCTGCAGCCCGGCGTCGAGCTCGGCGCCGACGAGGTGATCGCCTTCGTGGCCGGCCGGGTCGCGCCGCACGAGAAGGTGCGCGTCGTCGAGTTCATCGATGTCATCCCGAAGTCGACCGCAGGCAAGATCCTGCGCCGCGAGTTGCGAGGGCGTTAG